A genome region from Bufo gargarizans isolate SCDJY-AF-19 chromosome 2, ASM1485885v1, whole genome shotgun sequence includes the following:
- the BTG1 gene encoding protein BTG1, whose translation MHTHYPRINMKPEIIAAVAFISKFLRTKGLMNDRELQTFNQSLQELLADHYRHHWFPEKPSKGSAYRCIRINHKMDPLIGEAADRIGLRSQDMFKLLPRELTLWIDPFEVSYRIGEDGSICVLYEAVPSGGSSQNSSSSLVESRISCKDELLIGRTSPSKAYNMMTVSG comes from the exons ATGCATACGCACTACCCCCGGATCAACATGAAGCCTGAGATCATCGCGGCGGTGGCCTTTATCTCCAAGTTCCTGAGGACCAAGGGGCTGATGAACGATCGGGAACTGCAGACTTTCAACCAGTCCTTACAGGAGCTCCTGGCAG ACCATTACAGACACCACTGGTTTCCAGAGAAGCCCTCCAAAGGCTCTGCTTACCGCTGTATTCGGATTAACCACAAAATGGATCCCTTGATTGGAGAAGCCGCAGACCGTATTGGACTGAGGAGCCAAGACATGTTCAAACTCCTGCCACGCGAACTCACCTTGTGGATAGATCCCTTTGAAGTGTCTTACCGCATCGGGGAGGATGGGTCTATATGCGTCTTATACGAAGCCGTACCATCAGGGGGCAGTAGCCAAAATAGCAGCTCGTCCCTTGTGGAGAGCAGAATCAGCTGCAAAGATGAACTCCTCATCGGGCGAACAAGCCCCTCCAAAGCCTACAACATGATGACTGTGTCTGGTTAA